In Salinirussus salinus, the following proteins share a genomic window:
- a CDS encoding type II toxin-antitoxin system RelE family toxin: MSDDEWTWELSERAADGLEALDAETQQRILDKLDDVVSDEFRDPPDFAKPSTGAKPWQSLRIGDYRAIVRFDRGEQVMQVGAVGHRSSIYDEFP; the protein is encoded by the coding sequence ATGAGTGACGACGAGTGGACGTGGGAACTCTCCGAACGAGCGGCTGACGGGCTCGAAGCACTCGACGCCGAGACACAACAGCGAATCCTCGATAAGCTTGACGACGTAGTGTCGGACGAGTTCCGTGACCCGCCGGACTTCGCCAAACCGTCGACTGGCGCGAAGCCGTGGCAGTCGTTACGAATCGGTGACTATCGGGCAATCGTGCGATTCGACCGAGGGGAGCAGGTGATGCAGGTCGGCGCCGTCGGTCATCGGTCGTCCATCTATGACGAGTTCCCCTAA
- a CDS encoding DUF7128 family protein: MVSTTTRDDMTWYECDQCGLMFDDEEDARQHEANCDDEDPSYIQ; the protein is encoded by the coding sequence ATGGTCTCGACCACCACGCGTGACGACATGACGTGGTACGAGTGCGACCAGTGTGGCCTCATGTTCGACGACGAGGAGGACGCCAGGCAACACGAGGCGAACTGCGACGACGAGGACCCCTCCTACATCCAGTAA
- a CDS encoding DUF5796 family protein — MEGRSEVAPDTLPVELQEDGVLVEYTDGREVFYRGVPEKVVGTLATPPGKDVHVLVTDGSDTQGVLVYVNERKTEDGILEDTGVGRVLLDREERTTVFPGVAVEDVGNGLRVEVEVEDPGVVDGRVFVFAEDGMSEHSYEVVPAEDEE; from the coding sequence ATGGAGGGACGCTCCGAGGTCGCGCCGGATACGCTACCCGTCGAACTCCAGGAGGACGGCGTGCTCGTCGAGTACACCGACGGCCGGGAAGTGTTCTACCGCGGCGTCCCCGAGAAGGTCGTGGGGACGCTCGCCACCCCGCCCGGCAAGGACGTCCACGTGCTCGTCACCGACGGCTCCGACACCCAGGGAGTGCTCGTCTACGTCAACGAGCGAAAGACCGAGGACGGGATCCTCGAGGATACCGGCGTCGGCCGGGTGCTGCTCGACCGGGAGGAACGGACCACGGTGTTTCCCGGCGTCGCCGTCGAGGACGTGGGCAACGGCCTGCGCGTCGAGGTCGAGGTCGAGGACCCCGGGGTCGTCGACGGCCGCGTCTTCGTCTTCGCCGAGGACGGGATGAGCGAACACTCCTACGAAGTCGTGCCGGCGGAAGACGAGGAGTGA
- a CDS encoding ATP-NAD kinase family protein, with protein MRTVGVVVNPVAGMGGRVGLKGTDGKVDEARKRGAEPRAPDRARQALEAMAATGEPLRVLAYAGVMGAEAAREAGLDPVVVGEPEAGADATVGETTATDTHDAVRQFVEEGVDIILFVGGDGTAADVAETLAGMDDETPIFGVPAGVKVYSSVFGVSPEAAGRVAATFDETERAEVNDIDEDDYRAGEVRTELRAVARVPVAEERQASKQLSGGSVEGLAAGFVEDMDPGVTYVLGPGGTLGEVKERLGIDGTALGVDVYRDGEVLARDAAESDILAALGEDNVVVVSPVGGQGFVLGRGNQQLSPAVLRRSELSVVASRAKLAEVGVLRVDTGDPDLDEELRGWRRVRVGRFETRLVEVV; from the coding sequence ATGCGCACCGTCGGGGTCGTCGTCAACCCGGTCGCCGGGATGGGTGGCCGGGTCGGGCTGAAGGGCACCGACGGGAAGGTCGACGAGGCACGCAAGCGGGGCGCCGAGCCGCGCGCACCCGACCGCGCCCGTCAGGCCCTCGAGGCGATGGCAGCCACCGGCGAGCCGCTCCGGGTGCTGGCCTACGCCGGCGTCATGGGCGCGGAGGCGGCCCGGGAGGCCGGCCTGGACCCGGTCGTCGTGGGCGAACCCGAGGCCGGAGCCGACGCGACGGTCGGCGAGACGACGGCTACAGACACCCACGACGCCGTCCGGCAGTTCGTCGAGGAAGGGGTCGACATCATCCTGTTCGTCGGCGGGGACGGGACGGCAGCCGACGTCGCGGAGACGCTCGCCGGGATGGACGACGAGACGCCCATCTTCGGCGTGCCGGCGGGCGTGAAGGTGTACTCCTCGGTGTTCGGCGTCTCCCCGGAGGCCGCCGGCCGGGTGGCGGCGACGTTCGACGAGACCGAACGCGCCGAGGTCAACGACATCGACGAGGACGACTACAGGGCCGGCGAGGTCCGGACGGAGTTGCGGGCGGTCGCGAGAGTCCCGGTCGCGGAGGAGCGCCAGGCGAGCAAACAGCTCTCCGGCGGGAGTGTCGAGGGGCTCGCCGCGGGCTTCGTCGAGGACATGGATCCGGGGGTGACGTACGTCCTGGGACCGGGAGGCACGCTCGGCGAGGTCAAGGAGCGACTGGGGATCGACGGCACCGCCCTGGGGGTGGACGTCTACCGGGACGGCGAGGTACTCGCCCGCGACGCCGCCGAGTCGGATATCCTGGCGGCGCTGGGGGAGGACAACGTCGTGGTCGTCTCGCCGGTCGGCGGCCAGGGGTTCGTGCTCGGGAGAGGAAACCAGCAGCTATCGCCGGCTGTGCTCCGGCGTTCCGAACTTTCGGTCGTGGCCTCCCGGGCGAAACTGGCCGAGGTCGGCGTCCTCAGAGTCGACACCGGCGACCCCGACCTGGACGAGGAGTTGCGGGGCTGGCGGCGGGTCCGGGTCGGCCGGTTCGAGACCCGGCTCGTGGAGGTCGTCTGA
- a CDS encoding DUF7123 family protein yields MAELSEEDRKILEVLREKVSGGEAYVRAKNIASQLGLSSKQVGARLPKLAEEEEEVDVDIEKWGRARSTTWRVTRS; encoded by the coding sequence ATGGCAGAGCTCAGCGAGGAGGACCGGAAGATCCTGGAGGTTCTCCGCGAGAAAGTCTCGGGCGGGGAGGCGTACGTCCGGGCGAAAAACATCGCCAGCCAGCTCGGGCTCTCGTCGAAGCAGGTTGGTGCGCGCCTACCCAAACTCGCCGAAGAGGAGGAGGAGGTCGACGTCGACATAGAGAAGTGGGGACGGGCCCGCTCGACCACCTGGCGGGTCACGCGGAGCTGA
- the surE gene encoding 5'/3'-nucleotidase SurE → MDDPTILLTNDDGIDAAGIRALYDALGEVGDVTAVAPADDQSAVGRALSYSVTVHEHETGYAIEGTPGDCVVAGLEALVPDADLVVAGCNEGANLGAHTLGRSGTVSAAVEATFFDVPAIAVSMYYPVEKDISLAEVDPDPQLFAEAERVATYLADHAPGAGVFEQADYLNVNVPIPERATGEMRVTRPSEVHMLEAKKDGEDIELTDPIWELMSGGEVPDPRGTDRREVLEGHTSVSPLTAPHTTEHHEALDALAETYS, encoded by the coding sequence ATGGACGACCCCACGATCCTGCTGACCAACGACGACGGGATCGACGCCGCCGGGATCCGGGCGCTGTACGACGCGCTCGGCGAGGTCGGCGACGTGACGGCCGTCGCCCCCGCGGACGACCAGAGCGCGGTCGGCCGGGCGCTCTCCTACTCCGTGACGGTCCACGAGCACGAGACCGGCTACGCCATCGAGGGGACGCCGGGGGACTGCGTGGTCGCGGGGTTGGAGGCGCTGGTCCCCGACGCCGACCTTGTGGTCGCCGGCTGTAACGAAGGGGCGAATCTCGGCGCGCACACGCTGGGACGGTCGGGAACGGTCAGCGCGGCCGTCGAGGCCACCTTCTTCGACGTGCCCGCCATCGCCGTCTCGATGTACTACCCCGTCGAGAAGGATATCTCGCTCGCGGAGGTCGACCCCGACCCCCAACTGTTCGCGGAGGCCGAACGGGTCGCGACCTACCTCGCGGACCACGCGCCCGGTGCCGGCGTCTTCGAGCAGGCCGACTACCTGAACGTGAACGTCCCCATCCCCGAGCGCGCGACCGGGGAGATGCGCGTCACGCGCCCGTCCGAGGTGCACATGCTCGAAGCCAAGAAAGACGGCGAGGACATCGAACTGACAGACCCGATCTGGGAGCTGATGTCCGGAGGGGAGGTCCCCGACCCGCGTGGAACCGACCGTCGGGAAGTGCTGGAGGGCCACACCAGCGTCTCGCCGCTGACCGCTCCTCACACCACCGAACACCACGAGGCACTCGACGCGCTGGCCGAGACCTACAGCTGA
- a CDS encoding shikimate kinase, producing the protein MDGQAAAPAAGTVLNALANGRGSAFAIDEYTTATVELAAGADVEGTVAGEPDADTELVETCLARVTGRFGDGQGGTVRTESDVPMASGLKSSSAAANATVLATLDALDATDEVTREEAARVGVEAARDAGVTVTGAFDDASASMLGGVTVTDNTTDELLAREEREWDVLVYTPPERAYSSDADVTRCRQVTPVADLVAELALDGRFGTAMTVNGLAFCAALDFPANPMVDAMDRATGVSLSGTGPSYTAVGTREALETLAGQWAEYDGTTWLTTTQTEGARVL; encoded by the coding sequence ATGGACGGCCAGGCGGCGGCGCCCGCGGCGGGCACAGTCCTGAACGCGCTCGCGAACGGCCGCGGCTCCGCCTTCGCCATCGACGAGTACACGACTGCGACGGTCGAACTCGCCGCCGGCGCGGACGTCGAGGGGACGGTCGCGGGCGAGCCCGACGCCGACACCGAGCTGGTCGAGACCTGCCTCGCTCGGGTGACCGGGCGCTTCGGCGACGGCCAGGGCGGGACCGTCCGGACCGAGAGCGACGTTCCGATGGCCTCGGGGCTGAAATCCTCGAGTGCCGCGGCGAACGCGACCGTGCTGGCGACGCTCGACGCGCTGGACGCCACCGACGAGGTCACGCGGGAGGAGGCCGCCCGGGTCGGCGTCGAGGCCGCCCGCGATGCGGGGGTCACGGTGACGGGCGCGTTCGACGACGCCAGCGCCTCGATGCTGGGTGGCGTGACGGTCACGGACAACACGACCGACGAGCTGCTCGCGCGGGAGGAACGCGAGTGGGACGTGCTGGTCTACACGCCCCCGGAGCGGGCCTACAGTTCCGACGCGGACGTGACCCGCTGTCGGCAGGTCACGCCGGTCGCGGACCTGGTCGCGGAGCTGGCGCTCGATGGGAGGTTCGGGACCGCGATGACCGTCAACGGGCTGGCGTTCTGTGCCGCCCTGGACTTTCCGGCGAATCCGATGGTCGACGCGATGGACCGCGCGACCGGCGTCTCGCTGTCCGGGACCGGCCCGAGCTACACCGCGGTCGGGACGCGGGAGGCGCTCGAGACGCTTGCCGGGCAGTGGGCGGAGTACGACGGCACGACCTGGCTGACGACCACACAGACCGAGGGGGCGCGAGTGCTATGA
- a CDS encoding chorismate mutase, whose protein sequence is MSDPEPEEMTLDELRTEIRGIDREIVELIARRTYVADTIAQVKAEQGLPTTDEQQEQQVMDRAGENAERFDVDANLVKAIFRLLIELNKVEQRESR, encoded by the coding sequence ATGAGCGACCCAGAGCCCGAGGAGATGACCCTGGATGAACTGCGCACCGAGATACGCGGGATCGACCGCGAGATCGTCGAACTCATCGCGCGGCGCACCTACGTCGCCGACACCATCGCCCAGGTGAAAGCCGAGCAGGGGCTGCCGACCACCGACGAACAGCAGGAACAGCAGGTGATGGACCGCGCCGGCGAGAACGCCGAGCGGTTCGACGTCGACGCCAACCTCGTCAAGGCGATCTTCCGGCTCCTCATCGAGCTGAACAAAGTTGAGCAACGTGAGTCTAGGTAG
- a CDS encoding antibiotic biosynthesis monooxygenase family protein, with product MYLVTFRLRPNEFDEEFRELNATVEAAAESTSGYRGRRTWESPDGEEVLVTYRWESTDALAAFAGHDDHLEAKRRWEEWYEAYEVTVAEVVDSYGQGFEE from the coding sequence GTGTACCTGGTCACCTTCCGACTCAGGCCCAACGAGTTCGACGAGGAGTTCCGGGAGCTCAACGCGACCGTCGAGGCCGCCGCGGAGTCGACGTCGGGCTACCGCGGGCGGCGCACCTGGGAGTCTCCGGACGGGGAGGAGGTGCTCGTCACCTACCGGTGGGAGTCGACAGACGCGCTCGCGGCCTTCGCAGGGCACGACGACCACCTGGAGGCAAAGCGGCGGTGGGAGGAGTGGTACGAGGCCTACGAGGTGACCGTCGCCGAAGTGGTCGACAGCTACGGCCAGGGGTTCGAGGAGTGA
- a CDS encoding DUF7525 family protein, with the protein MAELAGRSDMGTGLAFVFGTIAVLAALVTTVSSYMDAVGGSDMQLVAGLGMAVAMLAGGLAIAALHVYE; encoded by the coding sequence ATGGCAGAACTCGCGGGGCGGTCGGATATGGGAACCGGGCTCGCGTTCGTCTTCGGGACGATCGCCGTGCTCGCGGCCCTGGTGACGACTGTCTCCTCCTACATGGACGCCGTCGGGGGCAGCGACATGCAGCTGGTCGCGGGACTGGGGATGGCCGTCGCGATGCTCGCCGGCGGGCTGGCCATCGCCGCCCTTCACGTCTACGAGTGA
- a CDS encoding ribbon-helix-helix domain-containing protein has product MAQPDTAADGNDEKVNLRLPKDFLADLDERWQEQGYNSRSEFMREALRDAVYGTRLSKRALEDLLESERQFDEGETVSAEAARERFGTDE; this is encoded by the coding sequence ATGGCTCAGCCCGATACCGCCGCCGACGGAAACGACGAAAAGGTCAATCTTCGACTTCCGAAGGACTTTCTCGCCGACTTGGACGAGCGGTGGCAGGAACAGGGATACAATTCGCGCTCGGAGTTCATGCGCGAGGCTCTGCGCGACGCGGTGTACGGAACTCGCCTTTCCAAGCGGGCGCTCGAAGACTTACTGGAGAGTGAACGGCAGTTCGACGAAGGTGAGACGGTGAGCGCCGAGGCGGCCCGCGAGCGGTTCGGTACGGATGAGTGA
- a CDS encoding CoxG family protein, giving the protein MTVRVERVVDVPAPPADVWGFIADPEKRARSISVVTDYEDLGDGKAVWHVRLPIPVINRTVRVETEDRERDPPRYVEFVGNSKVMRVVGEHTLEERDGDTRLTNRFVVDGKLPGVERFFKRNLEAEFDNLERALHEDLGLRY; this is encoded by the coding sequence ATGACTGTCCGGGTCGAGCGTGTCGTCGACGTGCCAGCACCCCCGGCAGACGTGTGGGGATTCATCGCCGACCCCGAGAAGCGCGCCCGGTCGATCAGCGTCGTGACCGACTACGAGGACCTCGGCGACGGAAAGGCCGTCTGGCACGTCAGGCTTCCCATCCCCGTCATAAACCGGACGGTCCGTGTCGAGACCGAGGACCGCGAGCGGGACCCCCCGCGGTACGTCGAGTTCGTCGGAAACTCGAAGGTGATGCGCGTCGTCGGCGAGCACACCCTCGAGGAACGGGACGGCGACACCCGGCTGACCAACCGCTTCGTCGTCGACGGCAAACTCCCCGGAGTCGAACGCTTCTTCAAGCGCAACCTCGAAGCCGAGTTCGACAACCTCGAGCGCGCGCTCCACGAGGACCTGGGCCTGCGGTACTGA
- a CDS encoding aldehyde dehydrogenase family protein, translating to MSGESTTQRESEVHGHYVDGEFRGGDGDTFESLNPATGDTIGTFRRGTESDVRAATEAAERAFEEWRGLSYIDRAEFLWEVFHELRDRHEELGEVVTRECGKEIGEGKADVTEAWHMVEWAAGNARHPHGDVVPSEVAGKDAYMRRKPRGVVGCITPWNFPVAIPFWHMATSLVEGNTVVWKPAEQTPYCGQVIAEIFDDAGVPPGVFNLVQGHGDAGAAIVEDDRVDTVLFTGSAEVGHGVAERVAAQPGKNASCEMGGKNALVVTAEADMDIAVRAAVMSSFKTTGQRCVSTERLIVHEDVYEEFKREFVDLAERVAVGDPLDEGTFMGPLVDAEQVEKFHEYNEIAREEGVDVLVDRAELDPDGVPDGHGDGFWAGPFVYETEWDTDKRCLTEEVFGPHVALVEYSGDVDRGIEIHNDVAYGLTGAVISEDYREVNRYRDRAEVGLAYANLPCIGAEVQLPFGGVKRSGVGAPHAREAIEAVTERTAWTVNNEEDIEMAQGLSADITTE from the coding sequence ATGAGCGGGGAGTCAACCACACAGCGGGAATCCGAGGTACACGGCCACTACGTCGACGGCGAGTTCAGGGGCGGCGACGGCGACACGTTCGAGAGCCTCAACCCGGCGACCGGGGACACTATCGGAACGTTTCGGCGCGGGACCGAAAGCGACGTCCGCGCGGCGACGGAAGCCGCCGAGCGGGCCTTCGAGGAGTGGCGCGGCCTCTCCTACATCGACCGCGCGGAGTTCCTCTGGGAGGTGTTTCACGAGCTGCGCGACCGCCACGAGGAGCTCGGCGAGGTCGTCACCCGGGAGTGTGGCAAGGAGATCGGGGAAGGGAAAGCCGACGTCACCGAGGCCTGGCACATGGTCGAGTGGGCGGCGGGCAACGCCCGCCACCCTCACGGCGACGTCGTCCCCTCGGAGGTCGCGGGGAAGGACGCCTACATGCGCCGGAAGCCCCGCGGCGTGGTGGGCTGTATCACGCCCTGGAACTTCCCGGTCGCGATCCCCTTCTGGCACATGGCGACCTCGCTGGTGGAGGGCAACACCGTCGTCTGGAAGCCCGCCGAGCAGACCCCCTACTGCGGCCAGGTCATCGCCGAGATCTTCGACGACGCAGGCGTTCCACCCGGAGTCTTCAATCTCGTCCAGGGCCACGGCGACGCCGGTGCGGCCATCGTCGAGGACGACCGCGTCGACACCGTCCTCTTCACAGGGTCGGCGGAGGTCGGCCACGGCGTCGCCGAGCGGGTCGCCGCCCAGCCGGGGAAGAACGCCTCCTGTGAGATGGGCGGGAAGAACGCGCTCGTGGTCACCGCCGAGGCCGACATGGACATCGCGGTCCGCGCCGCCGTCATGTCCAGCTTCAAGACGACCGGCCAGCGCTGTGTCTCGACGGAGCGACTCATCGTCCACGAGGACGTCTACGAGGAGTTCAAGCGGGAGTTCGTCGACCTCGCCGAGCGGGTGGCGGTCGGCGACCCGCTCGACGAGGGCACCTTCATGGGGCCGCTGGTCGACGCCGAGCAGGTCGAGAAGTTCCACGAGTACAACGAGATCGCCCGCGAGGAGGGGGTCGACGTGCTGGTCGACCGTGCCGAGCTGGACCCGGATGGGGTTCCGGATGGGCACGGAGACGGGTTCTGGGCAGGGCCGTTCGTCTACGAAACCGAGTGGGACACCGACAAGCGGTGTCTCACCGAGGAGGTGTTTGGTCCCCACGTCGCGCTGGTCGAGTATTCGGGCGACGTCGACCGGGGTATCGAGATCCACAACGACGTGGCCTACGGACTGACGGGGGCGGTCATCAGCGAGGACTACCGGGAGGTAAACCGCTACCGGGACCGCGCGGAGGTCGGGCTCGCGTACGCCAATCTCCCCTGCATCGGCGCCGAGGTCCAGCTCCCCTTCGGCGGGGTCAAGCGGTCGGGCGTCGGCGCGCCCCACGCCCGGGAGGCCATCGAGGCCGTCACCGAACGGACGGCGTGGACCGTCAACAACGAGGAGGACATCGAGATGGCACAGGGACTCTCGGCGGACATCACCACGGAGTGA
- a CDS encoding phosphate signaling complex PhoU family protein, with protein sequence METRKVQRLGPSTLAMTLPAEWAGAHDVEKGDEVSLRVGGKGALTVMPESVQTEDTEAVISAEGLDADAVERAIVAQYVLGRRIIHVEAPEGETLESTHINAVYNAETQLMGLGVIEETPDSIAIRCSVDPEDFTLDNLLERLESTGSTMRNEAVKALAHNNPDLAQRALNRERQANKIFVLLLRLIFTAYQNPTLARAVGLEDGFPLIGYRSIAKNLELTADNAEDIADIALAAEDNALNVDNDTMRRIRDFTDEVNEITELAVEAAVDRNFDTTIEVRERFADIEDREEEILADLPEMDNRHLLETREVLVSLQQTAQYAVRNAEIATNLAQNEEDAHTTIS encoded by the coding sequence ATGGAGACGCGCAAAGTCCAGCGGCTGGGGCCGTCGACGCTCGCGATGACGCTGCCCGCGGAGTGGGCCGGCGCACACGACGTCGAGAAGGGCGACGAGGTGTCGCTGCGGGTCGGGGGGAAAGGGGCGCTCACCGTGATGCCCGAGTCCGTCCAGACCGAGGACACGGAGGCGGTGATCAGCGCCGAGGGGCTGGACGCCGACGCCGTCGAGCGGGCCATCGTCGCCCAGTACGTGCTGGGGCGGCGGATCATCCACGTCGAGGCACCCGAGGGGGAGACGCTGGAGAGTACGCACATCAACGCCGTCTACAACGCCGAGACCCAGCTGATGGGGCTGGGCGTGATCGAGGAGACGCCGGACAGCATCGCGATCCGGTGTTCGGTTGACCCGGAGGATTTCACGCTCGACAACCTGCTGGAACGGCTGGAGTCGACGGGGTCGACGATGCGCAACGAGGCGGTGAAGGCACTGGCCCACAACAACCCCGACCTCGCCCAGCGCGCGCTCAACCGGGAGCGCCAGGCCAACAAGATCTTCGTGTTGCTCCTGCGCTTGATCTTCACGGCCTACCAGAACCCAACGCTGGCCCGGGCGGTGGGGCTCGAGGACGGGTTTCCGCTGATCGGCTACCGCTCGATCGCCAAGAACCTCGAACTCACCGCGGACAACGCCGAGGACATCGCGGACATCGCGCTGGCCGCGGAGGACAACGCGCTCAACGTCGACAACGACACGATGCGCCGGATCCGGGATTTCACGGACGAGGTCAACGAGATCACCGAGCTGGCGGTCGAGGCCGCCGTGGACCGGAACTTCGACACGACCATCGAGGTGCGCGAGCGCTTCGCCGACATCGAGGACCGCGAGGAGGAGATCCTCGCCGACCTGCCGGAGATGGACAACCGCCACCTGCTGGAGACCCGCGAGGTGCTCGTGAGCCTCCAGCAGACCGCCCAGTACGCGGTCCGCAATGCAGAGATCGCGACCAACCTCGCACAGAACGAGGAGGACGCCCACACCACGATCAGCTGA
- a CDS encoding AAA family ATPase, which produces MSEAGTSGEVRARVEGARKRDAGRGIARLPESLQSELGLLSGDPVVIEGDRETVAKVWPGSDDGVVRIDADTRKSAGATVGDTVRLRGASVEEAAAVTLQPTDEGGAGDGSGPGADGRRDLPSDGTAGRRLRDRIVAPGKRLRVDGESFVVGETAPSGTVRVTDATAVTVDPEPATVDGTDETIDEEPTGTTYEDIGGLDEELDLVRETVELPLSEPETFADLGVDPPKGVLLYGPPGTGKTLIARAVANEVDAYFDTISGPEVVSKYKGESEQRLRRAFEAAAENAPAVLFIDEIDSIAGARDEDADMENRVVAQLLTLMDGLDTDEGVVVVGATNRVDDVDPALRRGGRFDREIEVGVPDEAGRREILTVHTREMPLAADVDLDEVAARTHGFVGADLASLAREAAMSALRRGGDGEGEREGAPEVTAADFERALAAVDPSAMREYVAESPDETFADVGGLGDTKDRLREAVEWPLSYGPLFEAAGADPPSGVLLYGPPGTGKTLLARAVAGESGVNFLRVAGPELLDRYVGESEEAVREVFERARQTAPAVVFLDEVDAVAGRRGETGEVTDRVVSQLLTELDRAADHPSLLVLAATNRKDSLDPALLRPGRLERHIEVPLPDEAARREILAVHARETPLAADVDLDAVAAETAGFSGAQLEALVRDASLRAVREVVETVEPEEAGEHTDRVTVTREHVDAALAALRASANPE; this is translated from the coding sequence ATGAGCGAGGCTGGCACGAGCGGGGAGGTCCGCGCCCGCGTCGAGGGGGCGCGCAAGCGCGACGCCGGGCGGGGGATCGCCCGGCTGCCCGAGAGCCTCCAGTCCGAGCTGGGGCTTCTGAGCGGCGACCCCGTGGTGATCGAGGGCGACCGCGAGACCGTCGCGAAGGTCTGGCCCGGTAGCGACGATGGCGTGGTCCGGATCGACGCCGACACCCGGAAAAGCGCCGGCGCGACCGTCGGCGACACCGTCCGGCTTCGCGGGGCCTCCGTCGAGGAGGCCGCCGCGGTCACGCTCCAGCCGACTGACGAGGGAGGAGCCGGCGACGGCAGCGGTCCCGGCGCTGACGGCCGCCGCGACCTCCCCTCCGACGGCACGGCTGGACGGCGCCTCCGCGACCGGATCGTCGCGCCGGGCAAGCGTCTGCGCGTCGACGGCGAGTCGTTCGTCGTAGGCGAGACCGCACCCTCCGGGACCGTTCGGGTGACCGACGCGACCGCCGTCACCGTCGACCCCGAGCCGGCGACCGTCGACGGGACCGACGAGACCATCGACGAGGAGCCGACCGGCACGACCTACGAGGACATCGGCGGCCTCGACGAGGAACTGGACCTGGTGCGGGAGACGGTCGAACTCCCGCTCTCCGAGCCCGAGACATTCGCGGACCTCGGGGTCGACCCGCCGAAGGGCGTCCTGCTGTACGGGCCGCCAGGGACGGGCAAGACGCTGATCGCCCGCGCGGTCGCCAACGAGGTCGACGCCTACTTCGACACCATCTCCGGCCCGGAGGTCGTCTCCAAGTACAAGGGCGAGTCCGAACAGCGCCTCCGGCGGGCCTTCGAGGCGGCGGCCGAGAACGCCCCCGCGGTCCTGTTCATCGACGAGATCGACTCCATCGCCGGCGCCCGCGACGAGGACGCCGACATGGAGAACCGCGTGGTCGCGCAGCTGCTGACGCTGATGGACGGCCTCGACACCGACGAGGGGGTGGTTGTGGTCGGCGCGACCAACCGCGTCGACGACGTCGACCCCGCGCTCCGGCGGGGCGGCCGGTTCGACCGCGAGATCGAGGTCGGCGTCCCCGACGAGGCCGGCCGGCGGGAGATCCTCACGGTCCACACCCGCGAGATGCCACTCGCCGCGGACGTCGACCTCGACGAGGTCGCCGCCCGGACCCACGGCTTCGTCGGCGCGGACCTGGCCTCGCTGGCCCGCGAGGCCGCGATGAGCGCCCTCCGCCGGGGCGGGGACGGCGAGGGTGAGCGCGAGGGAGCGCCCGAGGTGACGGCGGCCGATTTCGAGCGCGCGCTCGCGGCCGTCGACCCCTCGGCGATGCGGGAGTACGTCGCCGAGTCCCCCGACGAGACCTTCGCCGACGTGGGCGGGCTCGGGGACACCAAAGACCGGCTCCGGGAGGCCGTCGAGTGGCCCCTCTCCTATGGCCCGCTGTTCGAGGCCGCCGGCGCCGACCCGCCCTCCGGCGTCCTGCTGTACGGGCCGCCCGGCACCGGCAAGACGCTGCTCGCACGGGCGGTCGCGGGTGAGAGCGGGGTCAACTTCCTGCGGGTTGCCGGCCCGGAGCTGCTGGACCGGTACGTCGGCGAGAGCGAGGAGGCCGTCCGGGAGGTCTTCGAGCGGGCCAGACAGACCGCCCCCGCGGTCGTCTTCCTCGACGAGGTCGACGCCGTCGCCGGCCGGCGCGGCGAGACCGGCGAGGTGACCGACCGGGTCGTCTCACAACTCCTGACCGAACTCGACCGGGCGGCCGACCACCCCTCGCTTCTGGTGCTCGCGGCCACCAACCGCAAGGACAGCCTCGACCCCGCCCTCCTCCGGCCCGGACGCCTGGAACGCCACATCGAGGTCCCCCTTCCCGACGAGGCCGCGCGCCGCGAGATCCTCGCAGTCCACGCCCGGGAGACGCCACTCGCCGCGGACGTCGACCTCGATGCCGTGGCCGCGGAGACGGCGGGATTCTCGGGGGCTCAGCTCGAGGCGCTGGTCCGGGACGCCTCCCTCCGGGCGGTCCGTGAGGTCGTCGAGACTGTCGAGCCAGAGGAAGCGGGCGAGCACACCGACCGCGTGACCGTCACCCGCGAGCACGTCGACGCCGCCCTGGCTGCCCTCCGGGCGTCAGCGAACCCCGAGTGA